The proteins below are encoded in one region of Kazachstania africana CBS 2517 chromosome 6, complete genome:
- the LST7 gene encoding Lst7p (similar to Saccharomyces cerevisiae LST7 (YGR057C); ancestral locus Anc_4.198) — MIPITISLAHFCDKHGPISILVTQSNEDKDENSKGDTLLAPNYPTDSFCASCLLEFPNDGVNDVRSMRSIINNRAYVTTQYSTVRYQLLNSIIKKCFSEETMVYDTSSFVFFDSMRGLNLVMGFKLYDENARGNERRYCFILSIDSSDNEKAMSILSKHWDFIISGFHKMIDFIKQSHDKTISSNHKDDTNSSSFTPIVGNYLRSNKSKFGRSLADLTNDKSLFIRMHKWNSYLLSSLTSRRD, encoded by the coding sequence ATGATCCCCATTACGATTTCTTTGGCACATTTCTGTGACAAGCACGGACCTATTTCTATCTTGGTGACACAGTCCAACGAAGATAAGGAcgaaaattcaaaaggtGATACATTGTTGGCACCAAACTATCCGACAGATTCTTTTTGTGCTTCTTGTCTTCTGGAGTTCCCAAATGATGGTGTGAATGATGTAAGATCGATGCGGTCCATCATAAATAACAGAGCCTATGTGACTACCCAGTATTCCACTGTTAGATATCAGCTATTGAATTCTATTATTAAGAAGTGCTTTTCAGAGGAGACTATGGTTTATGACACTTCATCGTTCGTATTCTTCGATTCTATGAGAGGTTTAAATTTAGTTATGGGGTTCAAACTGTACGATGAAAATGCAAGAGGCAATGAAAGGAGATACTGCTTTATTCTTTCTATTGATAGCAGCGATAATGAGAAAGCCATGTCAATATTATCGAAACATTGGGATTTCATCATTAGTGGGTTTCATAAGAtgattgattttattaagCAAAGTCATGATAAGACTATTTCCAGTAATCATAAAGATGACACGAATAGTAGCAGTTTCACGCCAATTGTTGGAAATTACTTGAGATcaaacaaatcaaaatttgggAGAAGTCTAGCTGATTTGACGAATGATAAGTCTCTATTCATACGAATGCATAAATGGAACTCATATTTATTAAGTTCACTGACTAGCCGTCGAGACTAG
- the ADE6 gene encoding phosphoribosylformylglycinamidine synthase (similar to Saccharomyces cerevisiae ADE6 (YGR061C); ancestral locus Anc_4.207), protein MSVSILPGPQALSQFRVDNLTKDINRISNSTAIIQEIRSCYIHYVDANVTSLSNKESDLLQVLLTYDSALNVEDDQYSKILYDSVRNNTSSAQLIDPDTYLIRIVPRKGTISQWSSKATNIAHVCGLKGKVNRIERGLALLIKTIPNFPLSDSLDNISLKSVFDRMTQALYIGDIPKVSDLFTHDVPRPLVTVPLSSTATTSSHDPTSILRQANTTLGLALDEGEISYLVNAFVTIMKRDPTDVELFMFAQVNSEHCRHKIFNANWCIDNKAMENTLFGMIRNTHKISNNHTISAYSDNAAVIGTDNQAYYFAPNPLSKEWNSKKENVPMLIKVETHNHPTAVSPFPGAATGSGGEIRDEGATGRGSKSKCGLSGYSVSDLLIPGFEQPWELNVGKPNHIASPLDIMIEAPLGSAAFNNEFGRPCINGYFRTLTTEVTNTDNEKEVRGFHKPIMLAGGLGTVRPNFALKNCPITPGSCLIVLGGESMLIGLGGGAASSVASGEGSADLDFASVQRGNPEMERRCQQVIDSCIALGDENPIQSIHDVGAGGLSNALPELVHDNDLGAKFDIRKVLSLEKGMSPMEIWCNESQERYVLGVSPKDLTVFEEICRRERAPFSVVGHATAEQRLLVEDSLLKTTPIDLEMSLLFGKPPKMSRNVITEPLRLPAGDLAAVSSLDEAITRVLKLPSVGSKSFLITIGDRSVTGLVDRDQFVGPWQVPVADVGVTATSLGDSVVKSGEALAMGERPTTALVSAAASAKLCVAESLLNLFAADVKSLEYVNLSANWMAPASHKGEGSKLYEAVQAIGLDLCPALGVAIPVGKDSMSMKMKWADKEVTAPLSLNITAFAPVNNTSKTWTPVLDKTREDSVLVLVDLASLQDVKSLGGSALLQVYKQVGNTSPTVHDSNILRNFLNAIIALHNEDDIVLSYHDRSDGGLLVTLLEMAFASRCGLEISTEAANLQDALVHLFNEELGAVFQIVSNKLDSFKSILNKSGVPSEYISVVAKPSFKSHNIKIINRKGKEIYLKKRDELQEVWSSTSFEIQRLRDNPKTAEEEFSSINDDNDPGLHYSLTFDPTDDLEIPRLLNVSRPQVAILREQGVNGQMEMAWCFQQAGFTSIDVTMTDLIEERFNLSEFVGFAACGGFSYGDVLGAGAGWAKSVLYHENVREQFVDFFQVRKDTFAFGACNGCQFLSRLKDIIPGCENWPTFERNYSEQYEARVCMVKINDEQDRARGQMSVFLDGMTGSSLPIAVAHGEGRAAFNSAEEAMNFNKQNMAVVRYIDNYGNVTERFPFNPNGSPDGIAGIKSPNGRVLAMMPHPERVCRLEANSWYPKGKYEEWEGYGPWIRLFRSARKWVG, encoded by the coding sequence ACATACTTAATTAGAATTGTTCCAAGAAAAGGTACAATTTCACAATGGTCTTCTAAGGCGACTAATATTGCGCACGTTTGTGGATTGAAAGGTAAAGTCAACCGTATTGAAAGAGGCCTTGCATTATTAATCAAGACGATAccaaattttccattatCAGACAGCTTAGATAATATCTCCTTGAAATCTGTCTTTGATAGAATGACTCAAGCTTTATACATTGGTGACATTCCTAAAGTATCAGACCTTTTTACTCATGATGTTCCAAGACCATTGGTTACCGTGCCACTTTCATCTACAGCAACGACGTCTTCACACGATCCAACCTCTATTCTAAGACAGGCAAATACTACTCTAGGTTTAGCTTTAGATGAAGGTGAAATAAGTTATTTGGTAAATGCATTTGTTACTATTATGAAAAGGGATCCTACCGATGTAGAATTATTTATGTTTGCTCAAGTGAATTCAGAACATTGTCGTCATAAGATTTTTAATGCTAACTGGTGCATTGACAACAAAGCAATGGAAAATACTTTGTTTGGAATGATAAGAAATACACACAAGATTTCAAACAACCATACAATTAGTGCCTATTCCGACAATGCCGCGGTCATTGGTACAGATAATCAAGCATATTATTTTGCACCAAATCCTCTATCTAAAGAATGGAATTCGAAGAAGGAAAATGTCCCTATGTTAATCAAGGTTGAAACTCATAATCATCCAACTGCTGTATCTCCATTTCCTGGTGCAGCTACAGGGTCTGGCGGTGAAATTAGAGACGAAGGTGCCACTGGTAGAGGTTCCAAATCTAAATGTGGTCTAAGTGGCTATTCAGTCTCTGATTTATTGATTCCAGGTTTCGAACAACCCTGGGAGTTAAATGTTGGCAAACCAAATCATATTGCTTCTCCATTAGACATTATGATCGAGGCACCTTTAGGTTCTGCagctttcaataatgaatttggtAGACCGTGTATTAATGGTTATTTCAGGACATTAACAACCGAAGTCACTAATACcgataatgaaaaagaagtaaGAGGTTTCCACAAACCAATTATGCTTGCTGGTGGTCTTGGTACAGTCAGACCAAACTTTGCCTTAAAGAATTGTCCAATAACCCCAGGCTCCTGTTTAATAGTCCTTGGCGGAGAATCAATGCTGATTGGCCTTGGTGGAGGTGCTGCCTCTTCTGTTGCTTCTGGAGAAGGCTCAGCTGACTTAGACTTTGCTTCTGTTCAAAGAGGTAATCCAGAAATGGAACGTCGTTGTCAACAAGTCATTGATTCCTGCATTGCGTTAGGAGATGAAAACCCAATCCAATCAATCCATGATGTTGGTGCTGGTGGTTTATCGAATGCTTTGCCTGAGTTAGTCCACGATAATGATTTAGGTGCCAAGTTTGACATAAGAAAGGTCCTGTCCTTAGAAAAGGGTATGTCACCAATGGAAATATGGTGTAATGAATCTCAAGAGCGTTATGTTTTAGGTGTATCTCCAAAAGACCTGACTGTATTCGAAGAGATTTgtagaagagaaagagcACCTTTCTCCGTGGTTGGACATGCTACTGCTGAACAGAGACTATTGGTGGAAGACTCACTATTAAAAACAACACCTATCGATCTAGAAATGTCTTTGTTATTCGGAAAACCCCCAAAAATGTCAAGAAATGTTATTACGGAACCATTGAGATTACCAGCTGGTGACCTCGCTGCTGTTTCATCCTTGGACGAGGCTATAACTAGGGTTTTAAAGTTACCATCGGTAGGGTCAAAATCCTTCTTAATTACTATAGGTGACAGATCTGTTACAGGATTAGTCGACAGGGACCAATTTGTTGGTCCATGGCAGGTACCTGTTGCTGATGTCGGTGTGACTGCAACTTCTTTAGGAGATTCTGTTGTCAAAAGTGGTGAAGCCTTGGCCATGGGTGAAAGACCAACAACTGCTTTAGTTTCTGCTGCTGCCTCAGCAAAACTATGTGTCGCAgaatcattattgaatttatttgcTGCTGATGTGAAAAGTTTAGAATACGTTAATTTGTCAGCAAACTGGATGGCGCCAGCCTCTCACAAGGGTGAGGGATCCAAATTATATGAAGCAGTTCAAGCTATTGGTTTAGATTTATGCCCAGCACTTGGTGTTGCGATCCCGGTTGGTAAAGATTCCATGTctatgaaaatgaaatgggCTGATAAGGAAGTCACTGCTCCTCTATCGTTGAACATTACTGCGTTTGCGCCTGTTAATAATACATCGAAGACATGGACCCCGGTGCTAGATAAAACTAGAGAAGATTCTGTTCTTGTACTGGTCGATTTAGCTTCTTTACAAGATGTGAAATCACTTGGTGGCTCCGCATTACTACAAGTTTACAAACAAGTAGGAAACACTTCTCCAACAGTCCATGATTCCAAcattttgagaaatttcttgaatgcCATCATCGCGCTAcataatgaagatgacatAGTTCTATCTTATCATGATAGATCTGATGGTGGTTTATTGGTAACTTTGTTAGAAATGGCCTTTGCTTCAAGATGTGGTTTGGAAATTTCAACTGAAGCCGCCAATCTCCAGGATGCACTAGTACATCTATTTAATGAAGAACTTGGTGCCGTTTTCCAGATTGTCTCGAATAAATTGGATTCCTTCAAGTCTATTTTGAACAAAAGTGGGGTGCCATCTGAGTATATAAGTGTTGTTGCTAAACCAAGCTTCAAGTCTCacaatatcaaaatcattaataGAAAGGGGAAAGAAATttacttgaaaaaaagagatgaaTTACAAGAGGTCTGGAGTTCTACTTCATTTGAGATACAAAGGTTGAGAGATAATCCAAAGACTGCTGAAGAGGAATTTTCTTCcataaatgatgataatgaccCTGGGTTGCATTACAGTTTGACGTTCGACCCAACTGATGATTTGGAGATCCCAAGACTTCTTAATGTCTCTAGACCACAGGTTGCCATCCTAAGGGAGCAAGGTGTCAATGGTCAAATGGAAATGGCTTGGTGTTTCCAACAAGCTGGTTTCACTTCAATTGATGTTACGATGACTGACTTGATCGAAGAAAGATTCAACTTAAGTGAATTTGTTGGTTTTGCGGCGTGTGGTGGTTTCTCGTACGGTGATGTTCTTGGTGCTGGTGCTGGTTGGGCCAAGTCAGTTTTGTATCATGAAAATGTTAGAGAGCAATTCGTTGATTTTTTCCAAGTAAGAAAAGATACTTTTGCATTTGGTGCTTGTAATGGTTGTCAATTTTTAAGTAGATTAAAAGACATTATTCCAGGCTGTGAAAATTGGCCaacatttgaaagaaactATAGTGAACAATACGAAGCACGTGTTTGTATGGTCAAGATAAATGACGAGCAAGATCGTGCTCGGGGCCAAATGAGCGTGTTCTTAGATGGTATGACGGGGTCATCATTACCAATTGCAGTTGCTCATGGTGAAGGTAGAGCAGCATTTAACTCTGCTGAGGAGGCGATGAATTTCAACAAGCAAAATATGGCAGTAGTGAGATATATTGATAATTATGGCAATGTTACTGAAAGGTTCCCATTCAATCCAAATGGGTCTCCAGATGGTATTGCTGGTATTAAGTCACCTAATGGGAGGGTTTTAGCTATGATGCCTCATCCTGAGAGGGTGTGTAGACTAGAGGCCAATTCTTGGTATCCAAAGGGTAAATATGAAGAGTGGGAAGGATATGGTCCTTGGATAAGATTATTCAGATCTGCTAGAAAATGGGTCGGttaa
- the ERG25 gene encoding methylsterol monooxygenase (similar to Saccharomyces cerevisiae ERG25 (YGR060W); ancestral locus Anc_4.206) has translation MLGVFDNSTLAELVRADTYSETLVNIARNQPQLNVMEQYWAAWYTWMNNDILATGLMFFLLHEFVYFSRSLPWFIIDHIPYFRRWKLQPTKIPSTKEQLICLKSVLLSHFLVEAIPIWTFHPMCQKLGITIEVPFPHYKTMLKEICLFFVLEDMWHYWGHRLFHYGVLYKYIHKQHHKYAAPFGLSAEYAHPVETMTLGFGTVGMPILYVMYTGKLHLFTLCIWVVFRLFQAVDSHSGYDFPWSLHNFLPFWAGAEHHDLHHHYFIGNYASSFRWWDYCLDTEAGPEAQVAREERMKAKAAKNAKKKN, from the coding sequence ATGTTAGGTGTATTTGATAATTCCACTTTAGCGGAGTTGGTTCGTGCCGACACATACTCTGAAACGTTGGTAAACATTGCTCGTAACCAACCTCAACTAAATGTTATGGAACAATATTGGGCTGCTTGGTACACTTGGATGAATAACGATATTCTAGCCACAGGCCTGATGTTTTTCCTATTGCACGAGTTCGTCTATTTCTCAAGATCATTACCATGGTTCATCATAGACCACATCCCTTACTTCAGAAGATGGAAATTACAGCCAACTAAAATTCCAAGCACAAAAGAACAGTTGATCTGTTTGAAATCCGTCCTATTGTCACATTTCTTAGTTGAGGCCATCCCAATCTGGACTTTCCATCCAATGTGTCAGAAATTAGGTATCACCATCGAAGTCCCATTTCCTCACTACAAGACAATGTTGAAAGAAATCTGCCTCTTCTTCGTTCTAGAAGATATGTGGCATTACTGGGGGCACAGACTATTCCATTATGGTGTCTTATACAAATATATTCATAAGCAACATCATAAATACGCCGCTCCATTCGGTCTTTCTGCAGAATACGCACACCCTGTCGAAACCATGACTTTGGGTTTCGGTACCGTCGGTATGCCTATTCTTTACGTCATGTACACTGGAAAACTACATCTTTTCACCTTATGTATTTGGGTCGTCTTCAGATTATTCCAAGCTGTCGATTCTCATTCAGGTTACGACTTTCCATGGTCTTTACACAATTTCTTACCATTCTGGGCAGGCGCAGAACATCATGATCTACATCATCATTACTTTATTGGTAACTACgcttcttctttcagaTGGTGGGATTACTGTTTAGACACCGAAGCTGGTCCAGAAGCTCAAGTTgcaagagaagaaagaatgaAAGCTAAAGCTGCCAAGAATgccaagaagaagaattag
- the PEF1 gene encoding Pef1p (similar to Saccharomyces cerevisiae PEF1 (YGR058W); ancestral locus Anc_4.203): MCARKVKYAAGDDLMLYATPKEAMEATKRAELEEKMKRNQQKVASKSQGDGRMNTRVTSAPPVVSSANYQNSMASSPAQYQHYSQLQEAGWANQGKQRPVPPSSLHRNQMSPTVANPTSGHHSVGTPYVHNMNSSSHILNKSQANALNSPQFQPFPPPSRNCNNRGMGTPSPPRNMPVNNADLEEQRNIRIATQLFHRHDVRKRERLTAEELQNLLQNDDQSSFCISSIDSLINLFGASRFGTLNLAEFISMYNRIKLWRKIYVDNDINGSMTISVNEYHNSLQELAYRIPFAVTEKLFDQYAQFINPAVNSKELKFDRFVESLVWLMRLTKSFRNFDSQESGIATIPYKDFIETSLYLGRFLPH, translated from the coding sequence ATGTGCGCGAGAAAGGTTAAATATGCTGCGGGAGATGATTTGATGCTGTACGCAACACCGAAGGAAGCCATGGAAGCTACCAAGAGAGCTGAACTggaagaaaagatgaaaagaaatcaGCAGAAAGTGGCTTCAAAATCTCAGGGCGATGGTAGGATGAATACCAGAGTCACGTCTGCTCCGCCTGTAGTATCTTCCgcaaattatcaaaattcaatggcATCGTCTCCCGCACAATATCAGCATTATTCACAGCTACAAGAAGCGGGATGGGCTAATCAAGGAAAGCAAAGACCAGTACCACCTAGTTCATTGCATAGAAATCAGATGTCTCCTACTGTGGCAAACCCCACAAGCGGTCACCATAGTGTAGGCACGCCTTATGTACACAATATGAATTCCTCATctcatattttgaataaatccCAAGCCAATGCTCTCAATTCACCCCAGTTCCAGCCTTTCCCACCACCATCAAGGAACTGTAATAACCGTGGTATGGGAACTCCTTCACCTCCAAGAAATATGCCAGTTAACAATGCAGATCTTGAGGAACAAAGGAATATACGAATTGCAACTCAATTGTTTCACCGCCATGATGttagaaaaagagaaaggTTGACCGCGGAAGAGTTACAAAACTTACTACAAAATGACGATCAATCCAGCTTTTGtatatcttcaattgattctctaataaatttgtttgGAGCTTCCAGATTTGGGACATTAAATTTGGCCGAATTCATATCTATGTATAACAGAATCAAGCTTTGGAGGAAGATTTATGTTGACAACGATATCAACGGGTCTATGACAATATCCGTCAACGAATATCACAATTCTCTCCAAGAACTTGCCTATAGAATACCGTTTGCCGTAACGGAGAAGTTATTTGACCAGTATGCACAATTTATAAATCCGGCTGTCAACTCCAAGGAACTCAAATTTGATAGATTTGTTGAGAGTCTGGTTTGGCTGATGAGATTAACGAAATCATTCAGGAATTTCGATTCACAAGAAAGTGGTATCGCCACGATACCATACAAGGACTTTATTGAGACATCGCTCTATTTAGGCAgatttcttcctcattAA
- the SPR3 gene encoding septin SPR3 (similar to Saccharomyces cerevisiae SPR3 (YGR059W); ancestral locus Anc_4.204) — protein sequence MVSTRRQQAMVEAESIKSFEEKVPPKSLNLLIDQYFGENEANKHISFQDEFMIDNADPNKSEISTQLNKVDWNVGIDQIRLQQERIISHKGTVFNMLVAGRKNVGKTTLINSLFDEPITSASKPGTTCLEMKRFKIVDSTTHLNLTVIETTGFGDNVNNSYGWLPVVNFIDESMRSYVYQEEQPYRNNVVDRRVHICLYLIEPDSLNVLDVLTMKELSKRVNLLPIISKCDILNLESLKDFKTRLKKICEVQDIEICSFMKTYDEYESIKKLYPLSTITSDEMIPGSSKLGRNYKWGYVAIDNPEYSDFLELRRLLINDNLVDFIKSTEQYYETCRAELLKTRILKSKKSFQDNEVTLDFENVDANGLQNYKAYAIFNKSKMDNIMVEWCPKFIESQVKIKRKFNKVIDIEENKFMEWKKALIEKQTRFNNAIELMYKDIDLLKLECQELEYQVVTGRNTNPENSTTLVGLHFKR from the coding sequence ATGGTATCCACAAGAAGACAACAAGCAATGGTGGAGGCAGAGTCAATTAAATCATTCGAAGAAAAAGTTCCCCCAAAGAGcttgaatttattgatagatcaatattttggtGAAAATGAAGCTAATAAGCATATCAGTTTTCAAGATGAATTCATGATAGACAATGCAGATCCTAATAAATCTGAAATTAGTACGCAACTAAATAAAGTCGATTGGAATGTTGGAATAGATCAAATTCGCCTTCAGCAAGAAAGGATTATCTCGCATAAGGGAACTGTTTTCAATATGTTAGTAGCGGGCAGAAAGAACGTCGGTAAGACGACGTTAATTAATTCATTGTTCGACGAGCCAATTACAAGTGCATCAAAACCCGGTACAACATGTCTTGAAATGAAGAGATTTAAGATTGTGGATTCAACTACCCATTTAAATTTGACCGTAATCGAAACGACAGGGTTTGGTGACAATGTCAATAACTCATACGGATGGCTTCCCGTTGTCAATTTCATCGACGAGTCAATGAGATCATATGTTTATCAGGAGGAGCAGCCTTACCGTAATAATGTTGTTGACAGAAGAGTTCATATCTGTCTTTATTTGATTGAGCCCGATTCATTGAATGTTTTAGATGTTTTAACTATGAAAGAATTGTCAAAAAGAGTGAATTTACTTCCAATAATTTCTAAATGTGATATATTGAATCTAGAGAGtttgaaagatttcaaaacaagattgaaaaaaatttgtgaaGTACAAGATATAGAAATCTGTTCATTTATGAAAACATATGATGAATATGAAAGTATTAAGAAACTTTATCCATTAAGTACTATCACTTCAGATGAGATGATCCCAGGTAGTAGTAAACTTGGTAGAAACTATAAATGGGGATATGTGGCTATAGATAATCCTGAGTATTCGgattttttggaattacGAAGACTTCTAATCAATGATAATTTAGTTGATTTTATCAAGAGTACGGAACAATATTATGAAACATGTAGAGCAGAGCTTTTGAAGACAAgaattttaaaatcaaagaaatcattCCAAGACAATGAAGTTACActagattttgaaaacgtGGATGCCAATGGACTACAAAATTACAAAGCCTATgcaatttttaataaatcaaagatGGATAATATAATGGTTGAATGGTGTCCTAAATTTATTGAGAGCCAAGttaaaatcaaaaggaaattcaataaagtGATAGAcatagaagaaaataagtTCATGGAGTGGAAGAAAGCTTTGATAGAGAAGCAAACGAGATTTAATAATGCCATTGAATTGATGtataaagatattgatCTATTAAAACTAGAATGCCAAGAATTAGAATACCAAGTTGTTACTGGCAGGAATACGAATCCGGAGAATAGTACCACGTTGGTTGGTCTCCATTTCAAGAGATAA